Proteins encoded within one genomic window of Pseudocalidococcus azoricus BACA0444:
- a CDS encoding zinc-dependent dehydrogenase translates to MKAQVFRGVNHLSYEDLPMPELRADEVLVQVKVVGLCQSDIKKIRYPLYEPPRIFGHETAGVIAAVGENVKKWQVGQRVVVMHHIPCMRCDYCLNENYSMCHIYKTVTTTAGFIPSGGGFAEYVKVPGHIVANGGLIPIPDSISFDQASFVEPTNCCLKAVKKAQIAPGQTVLITGAGPIGLMFIMLVKYFGAKAIATDLIPARIEKAQQVGAAAAFDARDPDLASKIQALTKGLGADVSLLAVPSEKAFFQALDCTRKGGKILFFAEFPDQVEIPLNPNVLYQREIDLMGSYSSSYRVQALATDIVFNRRIDVDALISDRYPLEKLDQAVNQAVAPTPETYKILIYPEATCS, encoded by the coding sequence ATGAAGGCGCAGGTGTTTCGGGGGGTTAATCATTTAAGCTACGAAGACTTGCCAATGCCAGAATTGAGGGCCGATGAGGTTCTAGTTCAGGTGAAAGTCGTGGGCTTGTGCCAATCGGATATTAAGAAAATTCGCTATCCCCTTTACGAACCCCCGCGCATCTTTGGCCATGAGACGGCTGGGGTCATTGCTGCGGTTGGCGAAAACGTTAAAAAATGGCAGGTTGGGCAACGGGTGGTGGTCATGCACCATATCCCCTGTATGCGCTGTGATTACTGCCTCAACGAAAACTATTCCATGTGCCATATCTATAAAACTGTGACGACTACGGCTGGATTTATCCCCAGTGGAGGTGGATTTGCCGAATATGTCAAAGTCCCTGGCCACATTGTCGCCAACGGGGGGTTAATTCCGATTCCCGACTCCATTAGCTTTGACCAGGCCAGTTTTGTCGAACCCACCAATTGCTGCTTAAAAGCGGTTAAAAAGGCCCAAATTGCCCCTGGACAAACGGTTTTAATTACTGGAGCCGGTCCGATTGGCTTGATGTTTATTATGTTAGTCAAATATTTTGGTGCTAAAGCCATTGCCACCGATTTAATCCCCGCCCGGATTGAGAAAGCCCAACAGGTAGGAGCCGCAGCGGCCTTTGATGCTCGGGATCCTGACTTAGCCAGTAAAATCCAGGCCTTAACCAAGGGCTTAGGGGCTGATGTCAGTTTATTAGCTGTTCCCAGTGAAAAGGCATTTTTCCAGGCCCTCGACTGTACCCGTAAAGGCGGTAAGATTCTCTTCTTTGCTGAGTTCCCGGATCAAGTAGAAATTCCCCTCAACCCCAATGTTCTCTACCAACGGGAAATTGACTTAATGGGCAGTTACAGTTCCTCCTATCGCGTCCAGGCCTTGGCCACCGATATAGTTTTTAACCGCCGTATTGATGTGGATGCCCTGATCAGTGATCGCTATCCCTTAGAAAAACTTGACCAGGCCGTCAATCAAGCGGTTGCCCCGACCCCAGAAACCTATAAAATTCTCATCTACCCGGAAGCCACCTGTTCTTAG
- a CDS encoding cation:proton antiporter subunit C: protein MILEACVLGVILLGFSGLVWQPSLLLKIIALDVMSTGVIGYFVLIAARTGVFTPILFPTQSVTYADPVPQAVILTAIVIGLSTQALMLVGAMKLSKNNPTLELDEIERNYLP, encoded by the coding sequence ATGATTTTAGAGGCCTGTGTTTTAGGAGTTATTCTTTTGGGGTTCTCTGGCCTGGTTTGGCAACCGAGTTTACTCCTCAAAATCATTGCCCTAGATGTGATGAGTACGGGAGTGATTGGCTACTTTGTCTTAATTGCGGCCCGAACCGGTGTTTTTACCCCAATTTTGTTCCCAACTCAATCCGTGACCTATGCGGATCCCGTTCCCCAGGCCGTCATCCTAACGGCAATTGTGATTGGCCTATCCACCCAGGCCTTAATGCTAGTCGGGGCCATGAAGCTATCCAAAAACAATCCCACCCTGGAATTGGATGAGATTGAGCGTAATTATTTACCATGA
- the bicA gene encoding bicarbonate transporter BicA — protein sequence MQITNKINFLNFRGDLFGGVTAAIVSLPLSLAFGVASGAGPIAGLYGAVCVGFFAALFGGTPTLISEPTGPMTVVMTAIVASLTAANPDYGLAMAFTVVMLAGAFQIIFGVFKLGKYITLMPYSVISGFMSGIGVILIILQIGPFLGQSAPKGGVIGTVRALPELLSNIHPAAAILGILTVAIIFFTPQKVKRIVPPQLIALVVGTILSLTLFQTADLRRIGDLGDIPMGLPDFVLPTFSPGQITTMLINGVMLGMLGSIDTLLTAVIADSLTRTEHNSDKELIGQGIGNIVSGLCGGLPGAGATMGTVVNIQTGAKTAVSGITRALVLLVVVLGAARYTQPIPMAVLAGIALKVGIDILDWSFLKRSHKVSVKGSLIMYGVLLLTVFVDLIVAVGVGVFIANILTIERLSSLQSQEVKLISDTDDDARLTEAENALLDAGQGRILLFYLSGPMIFGLSKAIAREHNAMKEADVLVMDLSDVPLLGVTASLAIENAIRDASDKGVVVYLVGASAKVLKRLEKLGLFTCITPDHILTDRTDALELAVIYVHEKQAIAADSLPV from the coding sequence ATGCAAATAACTAATAAGATTAACTTTCTTAACTTCCGAGGCGATTTATTTGGGGGTGTCACTGCCGCGATTGTCTCTCTGCCCTTATCTCTGGCTTTTGGAGTGGCATCAGGAGCCGGGCCAATTGCCGGGTTGTATGGAGCGGTTTGTGTCGGTTTTTTTGCGGCCTTATTTGGTGGGACTCCGACTTTAATTTCTGAACCCACAGGCCCGATGACGGTAGTGATGACGGCGATTGTGGCCAGTTTGACCGCTGCTAATCCTGACTATGGCCTGGCGATGGCGTTTACGGTGGTGATGCTGGCTGGGGCATTTCAGATTATTTTTGGCGTGTTCAAGCTTGGGAAATACATTACGTTAATGCCCTACAGTGTCATTTCTGGCTTTATGTCCGGGATTGGCGTGATTCTGATTATTCTGCAAATTGGGCCGTTCTTAGGTCAGTCTGCCCCCAAAGGAGGCGTTATTGGCACCGTCCGGGCATTACCAGAATTATTGAGTAATATTCACCCGGCGGCGGCTATTCTCGGCATTTTAACCGTGGCCATTATCTTCTTTACCCCCCAAAAAGTGAAGCGGATTGTGCCACCCCAACTAATTGCGCTTGTCGTTGGGACAATTCTTTCGCTGACTCTCTTCCAAACTGCTGACCTGCGCCGGATTGGGGACTTGGGAGACATTCCGATGGGATTACCGGATTTTGTCCTACCCACCTTTAGCCCAGGCCAGATTACAACCATGCTGATCAATGGCGTGATGTTAGGGATGTTGGGTTCTATTGATACCTTGTTAACCGCTGTCATTGCCGACAGTCTCACCCGCACGGAGCATAACTCTGACAAAGAACTGATTGGGCAAGGGATTGGCAACATTGTCTCGGGCCTGTGTGGGGGCTTACCGGGAGCCGGGGCGACAATGGGAACTGTGGTCAACATTCAAACCGGGGCCAAAACAGCCGTTTCTGGGATTACCCGAGCCTTGGTTCTGTTGGTGGTGGTGCTAGGAGCAGCTCGTTATACTCAACCGATTCCGATGGCGGTTCTAGCGGGGATTGCACTGAAGGTGGGGATTGATATTCTTGATTGGAGTTTCCTGAAGCGGTCTCACAAAGTTTCAGTTAAAGGCTCCCTGATCATGTACGGGGTGCTGCTGCTGACAGTGTTTGTGGACTTGATTGTCGCAGTGGGTGTTGGGGTCTTTATTGCCAATATTCTCACCATTGAACGCCTGAGTAGTCTCCAATCCCAGGAGGTAAAGCTCATTTCCGACACGGATGATGATGCCCGCTTAACCGAGGCTGAAAATGCTTTACTTGATGCCGGACAGGGACGGATTTTGCTGTTTTACCTCAGTGGCCCGATGATTTTTGGTCTTTCCAAAGCTATTGCCCGTGAACACAATGCCATGAAGGAAGCCGATGTTTTGGTGATGGACTTGAGTGATGTGCCGCTGTTGGGGGTGACTGCGTCCCTTGCCATTGAAAATGCGATCCGAGATGCCTCAGACAAAGGAGTAGTGGTCTATTTAGTTGGAGCAAGTGCGAAGGTATTGAAACGGCTAGAAAAATTGGGCCTATTTACCTGCATTACCCCAGATCATATCCTGACGGATCGAACCGATGCCCTAGAGTTGGCGGTGATCTACGTCCATGAAAAACAAGCCATCGCGGCCGATTCTCTCCCCGTTTAA
- a CDS encoding DUF4040 domain-containing protein — translation MIDSSDPTITAMMLLFPLAAGMVIFQANPYYALVTRGILGAVAALIYALLGAADVALTEALVGTMLAITLYAVAVRSSLVMRLGVLQANGQEEDANGEGHGIPQADFVEIIAAFRQIIAPYHLRLELVPYPTLEALTIALQERDVHGICTPLATPPPSCFEAVIRIPRLFRIIQAGLTPTLIQVCRLRLANDSPTLPPTSLALPEESP, via the coding sequence ATGATTGATAGCTCCGATCCAACGATTACCGCGATGATGCTCCTGTTTCCCTTGGCTGCTGGGATGGTGATTTTCCAGGCCAACCCCTACTATGCCCTGGTAACGCGGGGGATTTTAGGTGCAGTTGCCGCCTTGATCTATGCCCTTTTGGGAGCCGCCGATGTGGCCTTAACGGAAGCCCTCGTGGGAACGATGTTAGCCATTACCCTTTACGCGGTGGCGGTGCGCTCGTCCTTGGTGATGCGCTTGGGGGTTTTACAGGCCAATGGTCAAGAGGAAGATGCTAATGGGGAGGGCCATGGAATACCACAGGCCGATTTTGTCGAAATTATTGCCGCCTTTCGCCAGATCATTGCTCCCTACCATTTGCGCTTAGAGTTAGTCCCCTATCCAACTCTAGAGGCCTTAACCATTGCCCTACAGGAAAGGGATGTCCATGGGATTTGTACGCCCCTAGCCACCCCGCCCCCTAGTTGCTTTGAAGCCGTGATTCGGATTCCCCGCCTCTTTAGGATTATCCAGGCCGGTCTCACCCCAACGCTGATCCAAGTTTGTAGGTTGCGCTTGGCCAATGATTCCCCAACCCTGCCCCCTACGAGTTTAGCCCTACCGGAAGAATCCCCATGA
- a CDS encoding tetratricopeptide repeat protein has translation MPRLCISVSVARLGSLFFVAGISIWPLSVAQAQVLIPHTPQLSATDMERDGLTVAQEALQLAQFQQFNEALVRAKLAAQLAPQAYEVWALLGGLYLTVSQPAEAIPALNTSIALNQKNAGVYFSLGSAYFRTGAYQDAARALEQGLALRSDVAEEWFNLGNAYLKLKQNPKAIAQYRQALKYDKKFWPALNNIGLLQYEQGEIPQAIRSFQAAVALDNKAGEPKLALAVALFRQGQVQQGINTALVALRLDSRYIEPEFQRENLWGERLMADTKALFANPQVQELIQTLQADVGQ, from the coding sequence GTGCCCAGACTTTGTATCTCTGTTAGTGTTGCTCGCTTAGGTAGCCTATTTTTTGTGGCAGGGATCAGTATCTGGCCCCTGAGTGTTGCCCAGGCCCAGGTCTTAATCCCCCATACTCCACAACTCAGCGCCACTGACATGGAGCGTGATGGCCTAACAGTAGCCCAAGAAGCCTTGCAACTGGCCCAATTTCAACAGTTTAACGAAGCCTTGGTACGGGCCAAATTAGCGGCTCAACTAGCCCCCCAGGCCTATGAAGTGTGGGCCCTCCTCGGTGGTCTCTATCTCACGGTTTCTCAACCCGCTGAAGCCATTCCGGCCTTGAATACCTCAATTGCCCTGAATCAAAAAAATGCTGGAGTTTATTTTAGCCTTGGTTCAGCCTATTTTCGGACAGGAGCCTACCAAGATGCAGCTCGGGCATTAGAGCAAGGTTTAGCCCTTCGCAGTGATGTTGCCGAGGAGTGGTTTAACCTCGGGAACGCCTACCTGAAGCTCAAGCAAAATCCCAAGGCCATCGCTCAATATCGCCAGGCCCTCAAGTACGACAAAAAATTCTGGCCAGCTTTAAATAACATTGGTTTACTCCAATATGAACAGGGGGAAATCCCCCAGGCCATTCGCAGTTTCCAGGCCGCCGTTGCCCTTGATAACAAAGCTGGAGAACCTAAACTAGCCTTAGCAGTTGCCTTATTTCGACAAGGGCAAGTACAGCAGGGTATTAACACGGCCCTTGTGGCACTACGTCTCGATAGCCGCTATATTGAACCAGAGTTTCAACGGGAGAACCTTTGGGGTGAGCGGCTGATGGCAGATACAAAAGCCCTATTTGCCAACCCTCAAGTCCAAGAACTAATCCAAACTCTGCAAGCGGACGTTGGCCAGTAA
- a CDS encoding monovalent cation/H(+) antiporter subunit G yields the protein MLNILSYGCFGLGLVFWFWGTAPLLSKRSVLYKLHGLSVSDTIGSLTITIGLLIKIPREWPLLLLALISLAIWNTVLGYVLAYCSTPSPQIDALLTADEYKL from the coding sequence ATGTTAAATATCCTCAGTTATGGTTGCTTTGGCCTGGGATTAGTTTTTTGGTTTTGGGGCACTGCTCCCTTACTGTCAAAACGATCCGTCCTCTATAAATTGCATGGTCTCTCGGTCTCCGATACGATTGGCTCCCTGACTATTACGATTGGGTTGCTGATCAAAATTCCCCGGGAGTGGCCCCTGCTCCTGTTGGCCTTAATTTCCCTCGCGATTTGGAATACGGTTTTGGGCTATGTGTTGGCCTATTGTTCCACCCCTAGTCCCCAGATTGATGCTTTACTTACTGCTGATGAATATAAACTCTAA
- a CDS encoding Na(+)/H(+) antiporter subunit B, translating into MSRPTLKISPLQWLYCLTALFFTVKVWLLPNPSLDYPGVDIVQSIVLDSGVPNAVTGIIFRNRLYDTIFEVLVFTIAIMGVSYLMANEKPLGQVEQFSDQPSIVLARLGATITALVSIELAIRGHLSPGGGFAAGVAGGTAIGLVAITASTTWMEQLYQRWQIGTWEKVSVLVFIVLAGLTFGGWELAQGEFGALVSGGMIPILNALVAFKVALGSWAAILIFIRYRGLL; encoded by the coding sequence ATGAGCCGACCGACCCTGAAAATTTCCCCGCTACAGTGGCTGTATTGCCTGACGGCCCTATTCTTTACCGTGAAAGTTTGGCTACTGCCCAATCCCAGCCTCGACTATCCTGGGGTAGATATTGTCCAATCAATTGTCCTAGATAGTGGTGTCCCCAATGCCGTCACGGGAATTATTTTTCGTAACCGCCTCTATGACACGATTTTTGAGGTGCTGGTCTTCACAATTGCGATTATGGGGGTTAGTTACCTGATGGCTAATGAGAAACCCCTCGGCCAAGTGGAGCAGTTTTCAGACCAGCCCTCGATTGTCTTAGCTCGGCTGGGTGCAACCATTACGGCCTTGGTGAGCATTGAGTTAGCCATTCGCGGCCATCTCAGTCCGGGAGGGGGATTTGCGGCCGGGGTTGCGGGGGGGACAGCCATTGGCCTGGTGGCAATTACAGCCTCAACAACTTGGATGGAGCAACTCTATCAACGCTGGCAGATTGGGACTTGGGAAAAAGTTTCCGTTTTGGTGTTTATTGTTTTGGCTGGGCTGACTTTTGGGGGGTGGGAATTAGCCCAAGGAGAATTTGGGGCCCTGGTGAGTGGAGGCATGATTCCGATTCTCAATGCCCTTGTGGCTTTCAAAGTGGCCTTGGGGTCTTGGGCGGCGATTCTGATTTTTATTCGCTATCGTGGACTATTGTAG
- a CDS encoding cation:proton antiporter, translating to MTEITITWILLPLFLGMSSYLLPKLARYLTVIAVVSSLAYGLQAIVSQTPITLELLDHFGVILSIDGLSGFFIVTNALVTAAVLAYCWVLPKSGFFYTQLLILHGSLNAIFISADFVTVYVALETIGIASFLLIAYSRTERTIWVSLRYLFVSSVAMLFYLMGAVLVYQANHSFSFSGLLNAPLEGIALIFLGLFTKGGLFISGLWLPLTHAEAETPVSAMLSGAVVKAGIFPLVRLSLMFGELSPMIQLFGIASAFLGVGYALFESDLKRLLALSTISQVGFIVASPTVAGFYALSHGLAKASLFLTVGNLPERQLAKLQATVIPARLWGVLTMAALSISGFPLLAGYGAKVWALEQLTGWQSWAMNGAALGTVVVFAKVIFIPFALGASQGGPGTKGVTGGFWIGVLLLLLSLVIANGVYLPAYTLANLLKTLAVIVGGWGASFFLLRQFQVQLPRVLEYFQQLIGLISVILVLLFGGLWAWLAF from the coding sequence ATGACAGAAATAACAATTACCTGGATTCTGCTCCCTTTATTTTTAGGGATGAGTAGTTATCTACTGCCAAAACTCGCTCGCTATCTGACGGTGATCGCAGTGGTGAGTTCCCTGGCCTATGGTTTGCAGGCCATTGTCAGCCAAACTCCCATCACCTTAGAACTGTTGGATCATTTTGGGGTGATCTTGTCCATAGATGGGTTGAGTGGCTTTTTCATTGTGACCAATGCCCTGGTTACGGCTGCCGTCCTCGCCTATTGCTGGGTATTGCCTAAGTCCGGTTTTTTCTATACCCAACTGCTGATTCTGCACGGCAGTTTAAATGCCATTTTTATCAGTGCCGATTTTGTCACTGTTTATGTGGCCCTGGAAACAATTGGGATCGCCTCATTTCTATTGATTGCCTACAGCCGGACTGAGCGGACAATTTGGGTTAGTTTACGCTATTTATTCGTCAGTAGCGTTGCCATGTTGTTCTACCTAATGGGGGCGGTCTTGGTCTATCAGGCCAATCATTCCTTTAGCTTTTCAGGATTGTTGAATGCTCCCCTAGAAGGGATTGCCTTGATTTTCTTGGGGTTATTCACCAAAGGGGGGCTGTTCATTTCCGGTCTTTGGTTGCCCCTCACCCATGCTGAAGCGGAAACACCTGTATCTGCCATGCTTTCGGGGGCGGTGGTTAAAGCAGGGATTTTTCCCTTAGTCCGTCTCTCCCTGATGTTTGGGGAATTAAGCCCAATGATCCAACTCTTTGGAATTGCCTCAGCTTTTTTAGGGGTGGGCTATGCCTTGTTTGAGTCCGATCTAAAACGGCTATTGGCCCTGAGTACCATTTCCCAGGTTGGCTTTATTGTTGCTTCCCCCACTGTGGCCGGATTCTATGCCCTCAGCCACGGGTTAGCTAAAGCAAGCTTGTTTTTGACTGTGGGCAATTTACCAGAACGGCAATTAGCCAAGCTCCAGGCCACGGTAATCCCCGCTCGCCTCTGGGGTGTCTTAACCATGGCGGCCCTCTCGATTTCTGGCTTTCCCCTTTTGGCAGGGTATGGCGCAAAAGTATGGGCCTTAGAACAACTAACGGGCTGGCAAAGTTGGGCAATGAATGGGGCGGCCTTGGGGACGGTGGTGGTTTTTGCCAAAGTCATCTTTATTCCTTTTGCCCTGGGAGCAAGTCAAGGGGGGCCTGGCACAAAGGGGGTAACGGGGGGATTTTGGATTGGGGTGCTGCTGTTACTGTTGAGCTTGGTGATCGCCAATGGTGTTTATCTACCTGCCTATACCTTGGCCAATTTACTCAAGACATTGGCAGTTATTGTCGGGGGCTGGGGCGCGTCTTTTTTCCTCCTGCGTCAGTTCCAGGTGCAACTGCCCCGCGTTTTAGAGTATTTTCAGCAATTGATTGGCCTCATTAGCGTGATCTTGGTGCTACTTTTTGGAGGGCTTTGGGCATGGTTGGCATTTTAG
- a CDS encoding GNAT family N-acetyltransferase, producing the protein MSASLLPRSLEFRPAQANELEAAAALICQSFYALDTPLLLIAPLIQWGIWQDLNQRQRHGKQGYGCFIATHPQAANLLGVVEVELRLLEPNLPYKKGIPRPYLSNLAVHPDYRRQGIGQQLIQTVEAWLIQHQHPEVYLHVLASNTIAQGLYQQLGYQLRATDAHWLFPTRLLLSKTLSSLA; encoded by the coding sequence TTGTCTGCTTCCCTTTTACCCCGCTCCCTAGAGTTTCGCCCCGCCCAGGCCAATGAATTAGAGGCCGCCGCCGCCCTGATTTGCCAGTCTTTCTATGCCCTCGACACCCCCTTACTGCTGATCGCGCCCCTGATTCAGTGGGGAATTTGGCAAGACCTAAACCAGCGACAACGCCACGGCAAGCAGGGGTATGGCTGTTTTATTGCCACTCATCCCCAGGCAGCAAATTTACTTGGAGTTGTCGAGGTTGAACTACGCCTCCTAGAGCCAAATCTCCCCTACAAAAAAGGGATTCCCCGCCCATACTTATCGAATCTGGCTGTTCACCCCGATTATCGGCGGCAAGGGATCGGCCAGCAGTTGATCCAAACGGTCGAGGCCTGGCTGATTCAACACCAACATCCAGAGGTTTATTTACACGTTTTAGCCAGCAATACAATTGCCCAAGGACTCTATCAACAATTGGGATATCAACTGCGGGCCACCGATGCCCATTGGCTATTCCCAACTCGTTTACTGTTAAGCAAAACCCTCTCATCCCTAGCCTAA
- a CDS encoding peptidase, which produces MAWCLRPRWWLSLLLGLILAWGLSHSRGLANSHQDQQITLPPLQTHPVPPTLQAWSKPLPTSPGPGTPTPDYFDQVKQTEVGYLIWSQFPIQVYIQPPDSPTAQAWIAAAQQAVQEWQAYLPLKLSSYPTTADITIQANRPSHRSGERVRSAETFYELYIDPQDHLAHRCQVIVRPTQAPKYVLAALRHELGHALGIWGHSPLNSDALYFAQVADPPPISARDIQTLIRIYQQPTRLGWSIPVSSRKIIEKTHQ; this is translated from the coding sequence ATGGCTTGGTGCTTACGTCCTAGGTGGTGGTTGTCCCTGCTGTTGGGCTTGATTTTGGCCTGGGGTCTCTCCCACTCACGGGGCCTGGCCAATAGCCATCAAGATCAGCAAATTACGCTCCCCCCCCTGCAAACCCATCCCGTCCCGCCCACCCTCCAGGCCTGGTCTAAACCCCTTCCCACATCCCCCGGCCCTGGAACCCCCACCCCTGACTATTTTGATCAAGTGAAACAAACCGAGGTCGGGTATCTCATTTGGAGTCAGTTTCCAATTCAGGTTTACATCCAGCCCCCCGATAGTCCCACCGCCCAGGCCTGGATTGCCGCCGCCCAACAAGCCGTTCAAGAATGGCAAGCCTATTTACCCTTAAAGCTATCTTCGTATCCGACGACGGCCGACATCACCATTCAAGCCAATCGGCCCAGTCATCGGAGTGGAGAGCGGGTCAGATCCGCTGAAACCTTCTATGAACTCTATATTGACCCCCAAGATCATTTGGCCCATCGGTGTCAAGTCATCGTCCGCCCCACTCAGGCCCCCAAATATGTCTTAGCCGCTCTCCGCCATGAACTCGGCCATGCCCTCGGAATTTGGGGCCATAGTCCCTTAAACTCAGATGCCCTCTACTTTGCCCAAGTTGCCGACCCACCGCCTATTTCTGCCCGTGACATTCAAACCTTGATTCGTATCTATCAACAACCCACCCGTCTTGGCTGGTCTATACCTGTCTCATCAAGGAAAATCATAGAGAAAACCCATCAGTAG
- a CDS encoding Na+/H+ antiporter subunit E, which produces MVGILDLTLRLVIWFLLTSDLSLANILIGVAVALILPRSSRIKSKLRDWAGVLKEIILAIPKAYVEAFQIMLAPYNHSEVKLERVRPNRTPGLIFLDIFVITFTPKTIVLKYREDGWYEVHNLVHRKAAGRIGK; this is translated from the coding sequence ATGGTTGGCATTTTAGATTTAACCCTCCGGCTGGTGATTTGGTTTTTGTTGACATCGGATCTCAGCTTGGCGAACATTCTCATTGGTGTGGCGGTTGCCTTAATTTTGCCCCGCAGTTCTAGAATTAAGTCGAAGCTGAGGGATTGGGCCGGTGTTCTCAAAGAAATTATCCTCGCGATTCCTAAGGCCTATGTGGAAGCCTTTCAGATTATGCTTGCCCCCTATAACCACAGTGAAGTCAAACTGGAACGAGTCCGGCCGAATCGGACCCCGGGACTGATCTTTTTGGATATTTTTGTGATTACCTTTACCCCGAAAACCATTGTGCTCAAGTATCGGGAAGATGGCTGGTATGAAGTTCACAATCTCGTCCATCGCAAGGCCGCCGGGAGGATCGGGAAATGA